The proteins below are encoded in one region of Thermosulfurimonas marina:
- the modA gene encoding molybdate ABC transporter substrate-binding protein yields MVKKVLLFWALLGLWVAVAGAEKRLLIFAGSASKPATEEAARVFERRTGTKVDLVFGGSGFVLSQMLLSHKGDLYFPGSSDYMELAKEKGAVLSETERRVVYLVPAIIVARGNPKHIRGLRDLLRPEVRVAIANPEGVCLGAYAVEVLEKSLSPEEVRLFRKKLVNYTGSCAKTAAVVALGAVDAVLGWRVFALWDPEHLEVVKLKPQEVARVGYIPIAVSRFSQNRKLAEDFIRFLLSEEGRAIFRRHGYFMSPEEAFAWLGEKKPVGGRFEVPRSWLEGAHEP; encoded by the coding sequence ATGGTTAAAAAAGTCCTCCTTTTCTGGGCCCTGCTGGGGCTTTGGGTGGCGGTGGCCGGGGCGGAAAAGAGGCTTCTAATCTTTGCGGGCTCGGCTTCCAAACCCGCCACCGAAGAGGCCGCCCGGGTCTTTGAACGGCGCACGGGCACCAAGGTGGATCTGGTTTTCGGGGGTTCAGGCTTCGTCCTCTCCCAGATGCTCCTCAGCCACAAAGGGGACCTCTATTTCCCGGGTTCTTCAGACTACATGGAGCTAGCCAAAGAAAAGGGAGCGGTCCTTTCGGAAACCGAAAGGCGGGTGGTCTATCTGGTCCCGGCCATCATCGTCGCCCGGGGAAATCCCAAACACATCCGGGGGCTCCGGGACCTCCTGCGCCCCGAGGTGCGCGTGGCCATAGCCAATCCGGAAGGGGTCTGCCTGGGAGCTTATGCAGTGGAGGTCCTTGAAAAAAGTCTTTCGCCGGAAGAAGTGCGCCTTTTTCGGAAAAAATTGGTCAACTATACCGGAAGCTGTGCCAAGACCGCCGCGGTGGTGGCCTTGGGAGCGGTGGACGCGGTCCTCGGCTGGCGGGTCTTTGCCCTCTGGGATCCAGAGCATCTGGAGGTGGTAAAACTCAAGCCCCAGGAGGTAGCCCGGGTGGGCTATATCCCCATTGCGGTTTCCCGCTTCAGCCAAAACCGGAAACTGGCCGAAGATTTCATTCGTTTTCTCCTTTCCGAAGAAGGCCGGGCCATCTTTCGGCGCCACGGCTATTTTATGAGCCCGGAGGAGGCCTTTGCCTGGCTGGGGGAGAAAAAACCGGTGGGGGGCCGCTTTGAGGTCCCCCGGAGCTGGCTTGAAGGGGCTCATGAACCTTAG